Proteins co-encoded in one Aspergillus luchuensis IFO 4308 DNA, chromosome 6, nearly complete sequence genomic window:
- the ARO8_3 gene encoding aminotransferase-like domain-containing protein (COG:E;~EggNog:ENOG410PIX0;~InterPro:IPR004839,IPR015424,IPR015421;~PFAM:PF00155;~go_function: GO:0003824 - catalytic activity [Evidence IEA];~go_function: GO:0030170 - pyridoxal phosphate binding [Evidence IEA];~go_process: GO:0009058 - biosynthetic process [Evidence IEA]), translated as MTRLQSTEIKALRAAAPPLPLIPAPPVSSDEYKSPYNRTKPPAKHLDHHFSLESRNFTGSALKKGSSPSGPRKIIPLGTGRPTADYYPWESISLNEASPEPTSKSTTKPNLQSPKEQEKCHSANTITKHGLTYNLSIAMNYGFAHGSAHLLRFITEHVELIHNPPYTDWATFLSCGATAATELAFRIFCNRGDTILAEQYTYPGTLESAALNGINVHGIEMDADGLRADALDEVLSSWDDAQSPRPHVLYTIPTGQNPTGVTQSLERRRAIYDIAEEHDLIIIEDDPYYFLRMGPYQDTQGTNGTDTNQSASEDDEAAQIYHSESIPSYLTLDTSGRVVRLDSASKILAPGLRAGWVTASKQIIDKFTAYQEVSTVAVSGPSQLMLWHLLDENWGHDGFTTWLVHLSREYRWRRDVLLDACNKYLPREAVQWNTPEFGMFLWVKVDWTRHHRLKSLSGLSLEEVGAQIIGLEERVAARALEKGVLVTKGSLFASNQERNGHLHFRMTFAAAEEGDLKEGVRLFAEAVCEEFDLGI; from the coding sequence ATGACCCGCCTGCAATCCACCGAAATCAAAGCCCTTCGTGCTGCGgcgcctcctctccctctcattcCTGCCCCACCCGTCTCCTCTGATGAGTACAAATCACCATACAACCGTACAAAACCACCAGCAAAGCACCTCGACCACCACTTCAGCCTCGAAAGCCGGAACTTTACCGGCTCAGCGTTGAAAAAGGGGTCCAGCCCAAGCGGTCCGCGCAAGATCATCCCCCTGGGAACGGGACGACCAACTGCGGACTATTATCCTTGGGAATCTATAAGCTTGAATGAGGCTTCTCCAGAACCGACAAGTAAATCTACAACAAAACCCAATCTACAATCACCCAAAGAACAGGAAAAATGCCACTCAGCGAACACCATAACCAAACACGGTTTAACATACAACCTCTCAATCGCAATGAACTACGGCTTCGCACACGGATCAGCACACTTACTCCGATTCATCACCGAGCACGTTGAGCTCATTCACAATCCCCCTTATACAGACTGGGCAACATTCCTCTCTTGTGGAGCGACTGCCGCGACAGAGTTGGCATTTAGAATCTTCTGTAATCGCGGGGACACCATTCTCGCGGAGCAATATACGTACCCCGGAACACTAGAAAGTGCTGCGTTGAATGGGATTAACGTCCACGGGATTGAGATGGATGCGGATGGCTTGCGGGCTGATGCCCTGGATGAGGTACTTTCCTCTTGGGATGATGCTCAGTCTCCCAGGCCGCACGTGCTGTATACCATCCCAACGGGTCAGAATCCGACGGGAGTAACCCAATCGCTGGAAAGGCGCAGAGCAATCTATGATATTGCAGAGGAACATGATCTCATAATCATCGAGGATGATCCGTACTATTTCCTGAGGATGGGTCCTTACCAAGACACTCAAGGAACAAATGGTACTGATACCAACCAATCTGCCtcagaagacgacgaagccGCTCAGATCTACCATTCCGAGTCCATCCCCTCCTACCTCACCCTCGACACATCCGGGCGCGTGGTACGCCTCGATTCAGCATCCAAGATCCTCGCTCCCGGGTTGCGCGCCGGCTGGGTCACTGCATCCAAGCAAATCATCGATAAGTTCACCGCATACCAGGAAGTAAGCACTGTAGCTGTTAGCGGTCCCTCCCAGCTAATGCTGTGGCATCTGCTTGATGAGAACTGGGGACATGATGGGTTTACCACGTGGCTTGTTCACCTCTCGCGAGAGTATCGCTGGCGGCGGGATGTGCTTCTTGATGCTTGCAACAAGTATTTGCCCAGGGAGGCTGTGCAGTGGAATACACCGGAGTTCGGCATGTTTTTGTGGGTTAAAGTTGACTGGACACGGCATCATCGGCTTAAGAGCTTGTCTGGATTGTcgctggaggaggttggtgcGCAGATAATTGggctggaggagagggttgCAGCTAGGGCTTTGGAGAAGGGAGTGCTTGTGACTAAGGGGTCGCTGTTCGCTTCAAATCAGGAAAGGAATGGCCATCTGCATTTTCGGATGACGTTCGCcgctgcggaggagggagatcTGAAGGAGGGGGTGAGGTTGTTTGCGGAGGCTGTGTGTGAAGAGTTTGACCTAGGaatctaa
- a CDS encoding putative AAA family ATPase GCN20 (BUSCO:EOG09260OM6;~COG:E,J;~EggNog:ENOG410PFJH;~InterPro:IPR017871,IPR027417,IPR003593,IPR003439, IPR032781;~PFAM:PF12848,PF00005;~go_function: GO:0005524 - ATP binding [Evidence IEA];~go_function: GO:0016887 - ATPase activity [Evidence IEA]) yields MESELQAQIPGLDRVVSEYSVGYLTHASKAYVEDANAPSPLAEAADMVTELLVSASGDFTSENEQAIRNLVEKFISSLSAADGVDAERRQMPFAAKKLDQAINVGSQRNMSSTLGLAGGNVDLESANARKVESKVDRKKLEKAERKIRAKQEKKQMKTVQYESSRLLNQPDSTMSYEEFFMAVNPLQLGSDSQSKSKDIKVDSIDISVGGHRILTDASLTLAYGRRYGLVGQNGIGKSTLLRALSRREVAIPSHISILHVEQEITGDDTPALQAVLDADVWRKRLLADLEKITKQLADIEAERSSMADTSKDAARLDHEREGLDITLNDIHSKLAEMESDKAESRAASILAGLGFSPERQQFATKTFSGGWRMRLALARALFCEPDLLLLDEPSNMLDVPSITFLSNYLQTYPSSILVVSHDRAFLNEVATDIIHQHSERLDYYKGANFDSFYATKEERKKNAKREYEKQMAERAHLQAFIDKFRYNAAKSSEAQSRIKKLERMPILEAPESDYVVHFKFPEVEKLSPPIVQMSDIAFGYTPDRPLLRNVDLDVQLDSRIGIVGPNGAGKTTVLKLLTGQLQPTKGLLSQHARLRVGFFAQHHVDALDLTTSAVSFMAKTYPGKTDEEYRRHLGAFGITGMTGLQRMELLSGGQKSRVAFACLSLTNPHILVLDEPSNHLDIEGMDALSEALQNFEGGVVMVSHDVTMLQNVCTSLWVCDNGTVHKFDGSVNAYKKLISSQANEAGVVAAH; encoded by the coding sequence ATGGAGTCGGAACTCCAAGCACAGATCCCCGGTCTCGACCGCGTGGTATCAGAGTACTCCGTGGGGTACCTGACCCATGCCTCCAAGGCCTATGTGGAAGATGCCAACGCTCCGTCGCCACTGGCCGAAGCGGCCGATATGGTCACCGAGCTCCTCGTCTCCGCATCGGGTGACTTCACCTCCGAGAATGAACAGGCCATCCGCAACTTGGTCGAGAAGTTCATCTCCTCGTTGAGTGCCGCTGATGGAGTCGACGCCGAGCGTCGCCAGATGCCCTTTGCCGCCAAGAAGCTCGACCAGGCCATCAATGTCGGCTCCCAACGCAACATGTCTTCTACTCTGGGTCTTGCCGGAGGTAACGTCGATCTGGAGTCGGCTAATGCCAGAAAGGTCGAGTCTAAGGTTGACCGCAAGAAGCTCGAGAAGGCCGAACGCAAGATTCGTgccaagcaggagaagaagcagatgaagacGGTGCAATACGAATCATCCCGTCTCCTCAACCAGCCCGACAGTACCATGTCTTACGAAGAGTTCTTCATGGCTGTCAACCCTCTGCAGCTGGGCTCGGACTCCCAGTCCAAGAGCAAGGACATCAAGGTGGACAGCATCGACATCTCCGTCGGTGGTCACCGTATCTTGACAGACGCTTCCCTTACCCTGGCGTATGGTCGTCGCTACGGTCTTGTCGGTCAGAACGGTATCGGAAAGTCTACGCTGTTGCGCGCACTCAGTCGCAGAGAAGTCGCCATTCCCAGCCACATCTCCATTCTTCACGTCGAGCAGGAAATCACAGGAGACGACACACCCGCTCTCCAGGCCGTCCTTGACGCCGACGTATGGCGCAAGCGCCTCCTTGCCGACCTGGAGAAGATCACCAAGCAGCTGGCAGACATTGAAGCAGAGCGATCCTCCATGGCAGACACCTCCAAGGATGCCGCCCGTCTGGACCACGAGCGCGAGGGTCTCGACATCACACTGAACGACATCCACTCCAAACTCGCCGAGATGGAATCCGACAAGGCCGAGTCCCGCGCCGCCAGTATCCTGGCCGGTCTCGGTTTCTCGCCCGAGAGACAGCAATTCGCGACCAAGACCTTCTCCGGAGGTTGGCGTATGAGATTGGCTCTTGCCCGAGCCCTCTTCTGCGAACCcgatctcctcctgctgGACGAACCGTCCAACATGTTGGACGTGCCATCCATTACCTTCCTTTCCAACTACCTCCAAACATACCCCAGTTCTATCCTGGTCGTTTCTCACGATCGAGCATTCCTCAACGAAGTCGCCAccgacatcatccaccagcaCTCCGAGCGTCTCGACTACTACAAGGGCGCCAACTTCGACTCCTTCTACGCCACCAAGGAagagcgcaagaagaacgcCAAGCGCGAATACGAAAAACAGATGGCCGAGCGCGCCCATCTCCAAGCCTTCATCGACAAGTTCCGTTACAACGCCGCAAAGTCCTCCGAAGCCCAATCCCGTATCAAGAAACTCGAGAGAATGCCCATCCTGGAAGCTCCCGAGAGCGACTACGTTGTGCACTTCAAGTTCCCCGAGGTCGAGAAactctctccccccatcgTTCAAATGTCCGACATCGCCTTCGGATACACCCCCGACcgtcccctcctccgcaacgTGGACCTCGACGTACAACTCGATTCGCGTATCGGTATCGTTGGTCCCAACGGTGCCGGTAAGACTACCGTACTGAAGCTCCTCACCGGCCAACTCCAACCGACAAAGGGTCTCCTCTCGCAACACGCCCGCCTGCGCGTCGGTTTCTTCGCCCAACATCACGTCGACGCTCTGGACCTGACCACCAGCGCCGTCAGCTTCATGGCCAAGACCTACCCCGGAAAGACAGACGAAGAATACCGCAGACACCTCGGTGCCTTCGGTATCACCGGTATGACGGGTCTGCAGCGCATGGAGCTCCTGTCCGGAGGTCAGAAGTCCCGTGTCGCCTTTGCTTGTCTGTCGTTGACGAACCCCCACATCCTGGTTCTGGACGAACCGTCTAACCATCTGGATATTGAGGGTATGGATGCGCTGTCTGAGGCGCTGCAGAACTTCgagggtggtgtggtgatgGTCTCTCACGATGTTACGATGCTGCAGAACGTTTGCACTAGTCTTTGGGTTTGTGATAACGGTACGGTGCATAAGTTTGATGGCTCTGTCAATGCTTATAAGAAGTTGATTAGCTCTCAGGCTAATGAGGcgggtgttgttgctgctcatTAA
- a CDS encoding uncharacterized protein (COG:S;~EggNog:ENOG410PVYV) — MPTPTSPQQTARPPRNRLSQFSSPLPFLARLIVRLRNICSTNMASYSSLKEVIDRGKFESLSDERLVDLLYHQFEPVIDRLKNVEHNIEGDDAHPQGLLTRAGVGGKRNENDYNLTPSRYLFNGEDYSEVNRTVTNVLAVRWLLVGDYHTFTCHQKGPIKLKIETFNKFHDFIDQFRKEPDWLMALIVALVIGDVGKDDKLAKEVRAQVKTLSDEEMNHDTVLERALEMNIIESPSPLDLLPPPRRDDVIQGVRLGAKLNIPQLAQGENVPGSLQCLQDLRGQESAFDLKYLEIMFDVAGAGAHVDACGSVRMIEPVCQSFLLTYKILKRVISKEITIREAYNEVLQNRGRILSDKGYPELSTDDKQDRALLRLYAMGRVADIDLAERFRKALLGLPDDHRAELIQELNQSGLEGEQAVILYYMPALFAELLRHTQQASEETQIKALTSLMGFMRRTYIGAKNVPGETSLIIECDVSGAKSKIQAPEFPEDLTGLNDYNLPSLGSKDSQFW; from the coding sequence atgccaacaccaacatcaccTCAGCAAACTGCGCGGCCTCCTCGCAATAGATTGTCACAATTCTCATCGCCACTACCATTCCTAGCGCGCCTCATCGTCAGGCTTCGCAATATCTGCAGCACAAATATGGCATCCTATTCATCGTTGAAAGAAGTGATCGACAGGGGAAAGTTCGAATCACTGAGTGACGAACGACTTGTTGATCTCCTGTATCATCAGTTTGAACCGGTGATCGACAGACTCAAGAATGTGGAACACAATATTGAGGGAGACGATGCGCATCCCCAAGGATTACTAACCCGGGCAGGCGTTGGGGGAAAACGCAATGAAAATGATTATAATCTCACCCCCTCCCGATATCTTTTCAACGGCGAAGATTACTCAGAGGTGAATCGAACCGTGACTAATGTTCTTGCGGTGCGATGGCTTCTCGTCGGGGATTACCACACCTTTACTTGCCATCAAAAGGGACCTATAAAGTTAAAGATCGAAACCTTTAATAAATTCCACGATTTCATTGACCAGTTCCGAAAAGAGCCGGATTGGCTGATGGCCTTGATTGTGGCTCTGGTCATAGGTGACGTGGGTAAAGACGATAAGCTAGCTAAAGAGGTGCGAGCTCAAGTCAAGACTCTATCAGACGAGGAAATGAATCACGATACAGTCCTCGAAAGGGCCCTTGAAATGAACATCATCgagtctccctctccattGGATTTACTGCCGCCTCCTCGACGAGATGATGTAATTCAAGGAGTGAGGCTGGGTGCCAAGCTCAATATCCCACAGCTAGCCCAAGGTGAGAATGTTCCAGGAAGCCTGCAATGTCTTCAAGATCTTCGAGGCCAGGAAAGTGCCTTTGATTTGAAATATCTTGAGATCATGTTTGATGTGGCTGGCGCAGGGGCGCATGTTGATGCTTGTGGTTCAGTCCGGATGATTGAACCGGTCTGCCAATCATTCCTACTTACTTATAAGATCCTGAAGCGCGTCATATCTAAAGAGATCACTATTCGGGAAGCCTACAATGAAGTCTTGCAAAATAGAGGCCGTATCTTATCCGACAAGGGTTATCCAGAGTTATCAACAGATGACAAGCAAGACCGGGCCCTCTTGCGCCTGTATGCAATGGGCAGGGTAGCCGATATCGACTTGGCAGAACGCTTCCGCAAGGCCCTTCTCGGCCTCCCAGATGATCATAGAGCTGAACTTATCCAAGAGCTTAATCAGAGTGGTCTGGAAGGTGAACAAGCTGTAATTCTCTATTACATGCCCGCACTATTTGCAGAATTACTCCGGCACACCCAGCAGGCTTCCGAGGAAACGCAAATAAAGGCGCTCACATCGTTGATGGGCTTTATGAGACGCACATATATCGGGGCAAAGAATGTACCCGGTGAAACGAGTCTCATTATCGAGTGTGATGTATCTGGAGCAAAGAGCAAGATTCAGGCACCGGAATTCCCGGAAGACCTTACTGGGCTGAACGACTATAATCTCCCATCATTGGGCTCTAAGGATTCCCAATTCTGGTAG
- the lysB gene encoding homoisocitrate dehydrogenase lysB (COG:E;~EggNog:ENOG410PHTX;~InterPro:IPR019818,IPR024084;~PFAM:PF00180;~go_function: GO:0000287 - magnesium ion binding [Evidence IEA];~go_function: GO:0016616 - oxidoreductase activity, acting on the CH-OH group of donors, NAD or NADP as acceptor [Evidence IEA];~go_function: GO:0051287 - NAD binding [Evidence IEA];~go_process: GO:0055114 - oxidation-reduction process [Evidence IEA]), producing the protein MAAAARTLRIGLIPGDGIGREVIPAGRKVLESLPSSLNLKFSFVDLDAGFDTFKRTGSALPDKTVEILKKECDGALFGAVSSPSTKVAGYSSPIVALRKKLDLYANVRPVKTTAGSTDGKPIDLVIVRENTEDLYVKEEQTKETPNGKVAEAIKRISENASSRISTIAGEIALRRQKIRSVAGIAGLRTEPMVTITHKSNVLSQTDGLFRETARKALSADRFSSVQVEEQIVDSMVYKLFRQPEYYDVIVAPNLYGDILSDGAAALVGSLGLVPSANVGDGFAIGEPCHGSAPDIEGKGIANPIATLRSVALMLEFLGEETAAAKIYTAVDANLDEAKFLSPDMGGKATTQEVLDDVLKRL; encoded by the exons GCCGGCCGGAAGGTTCTGGagtctctcccctcctccttgaaCCTCAAGTTCAGCTTCGTCGACCTCGATGCGGGTTTCGACACCTTCAAGCGCACCGGTAGCGCTCTCCCCGATAAGACGGTCGAGATCCTCAAGAAGGAGTGTGATGGTGCTCTGTTCGGAGCTGTCAG CTCCCCTAGCACCAAGGTCGCCGGCTACTCCTCCCCCATCGTCGCCCTCCGCAAGAAGCTCGACCTGTACGCCAACGTCCGCCCCGTCAAGACCACCGCCGGCAGCACCGACGGCAAGCCCATTGACCTGGTGATCGTGCGTGAGAACACTGAGGATCTCTACgtcaaggaggagcagaCCAAGGAGACCCCCAATGGCAAGGTTGCCGAGGCTATTAAGCGTATCTCCGAGAACGCTTCTTCCCGCATCTCCACCATTGCCGGTGAAATCGCCCTCCGTCGCCAGAAGATCCGCAGTGTTGCTGGTATCGCTGGTCTCCGCACCGAGCCCATGGTGACCATCACTCACAAGTCCAACGTTCTCTCCCAGACCGACGGTCTCTTCCGTGAGACCGCCCGCAAGGCCCTCTCCGCCGAccgcttctcctccgtccAGGTTGAGGAGCAGATTGTCGACTCCATGGTTTACAAGCTCTTCCGTCAGCCCGAGTACTACGATGTTATTGTCGCCCCCAACTTGTACGGTGACATTCTGTCGGATGGTGCCGCTGCCCTGGTTGGCAGTCTGGGACTGGTTCCTAGCGCTAACGTTGGTGATGGCTTCGCTATCGGTGAGCCCTGCCACGGCAGTGCCCCCGACATTGAGGGCAAGGGTATTGCCAACCCCATTGCCACTCTGCGCAGTGTTGCCCTGATGCTGGAGTTCTTGGGCGAGGAGACCGCCGCTGCCAAGATCTACACTGCTGTTGATGCCAACCTCGATGAGGCCAAGTTCCTTTCTCCTGACATGGGTGGTAAGGCTACTACCCAGGAGGTTCTGGATGACGTCCTGAAGAGGCTGTAA
- a CDS encoding Zn(II)2Cys6 transcription factor (COG:S;~EggNog:ENOG410PVE8;~InterPro:IPR001138,IPR036864;~TransMembrane:1 (o541-561i);~go_function: GO:0000981 - DNA-binding transcription factor activity, RNA polymerase II-specific [Evidence IEA];~go_function: GO:0008270 - zinc ion binding [Evidence IEA];~go_process: GO:0006355 - regulation of transcription, DNA-templated [Evidence IEA]), whose product MSTRLAACEPCRRSKLACDHQQPVCNRCRDGNRPGLCIYRSAPFKRRKTSNAVTEHISSRHVTTFSSPESSPPASSPPHAGNRYPNPGYLGSSSHVAIFKHITSSDSQSATSHLSPNTASWTASLFPPDDDLVVQRCADALKMLLTRFSLPAMKELIKLWRARGTNLAIMGAMVDQCIDNIPLPPSSTNEDWHLLYAKSLLTNSSQPLRYSQHSTFSEFCAQFINQNMRWETLAIFLSAVVRATMDIQFFPSLYMTEEKKYSLRRLCTRLADYALEITISLDCLNDLQICLQYENFIVHSHVDGDHSYYSWRKLGDVISSIYALGYHENLDEKPDTPRFLTELRKAVFARVYSADKNVAIFVGRPPRMNRQFCYFQIPSSPLPDDIWFISSEKLDNEINDPFSWDPSTKASYMAETRWTALCARVKEDILNLQRSRPSDMELFYQRVTDIKAQAEKNYSALPPHFQFHNNLRDNTLSTFERDFIGSVQLNHLHALFLLNLLLLSTPTEPDPTLVDIAEQILSVTVDMVLLRDQLTNSGTCLLWKVAYHGLPAAGILLLALLNERATPSMPRITRPRTLQHLTILSAEIQAGSIIRPQEPNYELMSKAMQTIQSFLDSVTSEPMHPVSDLTPRSPNLIEWSSFPYQESLDFEIGFWESLADHPLLSFQSGLMAPE is encoded by the exons ATGTCAACTAGATTAGCCGCATGTGAACCTTGCAGGAGGTCCAAGCTTGCGTGCGATCATCAACAGCCGGTCTGCAACCGGTGTAGGGATGGCAACCGACCGGGTCTTTGTATCTACAGAAGTGCGCCGTTCAAAAGACGAAAGACTAGCAATGCGGTGACAGAGCACATATCTTCTCGTCA CGTCACCACTTTTAGCTCTCCAGAATCATCACCcccagcatcatctccacctcATGCAGGAAATAGATATCCCAACCCAGGATATCTTGGGTCGTCCAGCCATGTCGCCATATTCAAACATATTACTTCATCAGATAGTCAAAGTGCTACGTCTCATTTGAGCCCTAACACCGCTTCGTGGACAGCATCTCTCTTCCCGCCTGACGATGATCTCGTCGTCCAGCGATGTGCAGATGCCCTCAAAATGCTCCTGACGAGGTTTTCCTTGCCTGCTATGAAAGAGCTAATAAAGCTATGGCGGGCAAGGGGAACTAATCTTGCGATTATGGGTGCTATGGTTGATCAATGTATTGATAACATTCCCCTACCACCCTCATCGACGAACGAAGATTGGCATCTGCTATATGCGAAATCCCTTCTCACTAACTCTTCCCAGCCGCTCAGATACTCTCAGCACTCTACCTTCTCCGAGTTCTGTGCTCAGTTCATTAATCAGAATATGCGATGGGAAACACTCGCAATCTTCCTCTCAGCTGTGGTCCGCGCCACTATGGATATTCAGTTCTTCCCGTCGCTGTATATgaccgaggagaagaagtatagCCTTAGGAGGCTATGCACGAGATTAGCGGACTATGCTCTGGAGATTACCATCTCTCTCGACTGTTTGAATGACCTTCAGATCTGCTTACAGTATGAGAACTTCATCGTGCATTCCCATGTAGACGGGGACCATA GCTACTATTCATGGCGGAAGCTCGGAGACGTTATATCCTCAATATATGCTCTAGGCTACCATGAGAATCTCGATGAAAAACCCGATACACCTCGCTTCTTGACCGAGCTACGCAAGGCTGTCTTTGCCCGCGTCTATTCGGCGGACAAGAATGTTGCCATCTTCGTCGGTCGACCACCTCGCATGAATAGACAGTTCTGTTATTTTCAGATTCCCTCAAGTCCGCTTCCCGATGACATTTGGTTTATCTCCTCTGAAAAGCTGGATAATGAAATCAATGATCCTTTTAGCTGGGACCCGTCGACTAAAGCGAGCTATATGGCTGAGACTCGATGGACTGCATTGTGTGCTCGGGTTAAAGAGGATATACTCAACTTGCAGAGAAGCCGGCCAAGTGACATGGAACTTTTCTATCAAAGGGTTAC TGACATCAAAGCTCAGGCTGAAAAGAACTACTCTGCACTGCCTCCGCATTTTCAGTTCCACAACAATCTCAGAGACAATACACTGAGCACCTTTGAACGCGACTTCATCGGCTCAGTGCAGCTGAATCACTTGCACGCGCTCTTTCTGCTGAATCTCCTCCTGCTAAGTACCCCTACTGAGCCAGATCCCACCCTTGTGGACATCGCCGAACAGATACTCTCAGTCACAGTGGACATGGTTCTCTTGCGTGACCAACTTACAAACTCGGGGACGTGTCTCCTGTGGAAG GTCGCCTATCATGGTCTTCCTGCTGCAGGaattctcctcctcgctctTCTCAACGAGCGGGCCACTCCTAGTATGCCCCGTATAACACGGCCTCGAACACTCCAGCATCTGACAATCCTCTCTGCGGAGATTCAAGCCGGATCGATCATTCGGCCCCAAGAACCCAACTATGAGCTTATGTCCAAGGCCATGCAAACGATTCAGAGCTTCCTGGACTCGGTCACTTCTGAACCCATGCACCCTGTATCAGACTTGACACCCCGCAGTCCGAACCTTATTGAATGGTCCAGCTTTCCTTACCAGGAATCTTTAGACTTTGAAATTGGGTTCTGGGAGAGTCTCGCAGACCATCCGCTACTGAGCTTTCAATCTGGGCTGATGGCGCCCGAGTAA